The DNA segment CGAGAGATATTTTATTGAATCTCCAAGAAAATGAGTTGATAGTACCTTACTTTTCAATCTTATGAATTTAATTCCCCAAAACAGTATGATAATCATAACAATTCACAGATTCTTGACTAGATAAAAGTATTAGAAAAATACCTGAACACAAGACGCTGCTAATTAAAATGCGCAAAGGGTACAGTTGGATCTTCTTTTAAACAAATTAATGGACGAAGGCAACTGTTTCACTAGACTAACTGTTCTTCAGAAAATTAGGCACACACACAGGCAAGAGTCAATGAAGCAGAATACAAACATCACCGCAAATTTATTATACTACAGATTGTTCCCCCAAAAAAAAGATATGCTCTTGATACAAGCTAAACTTCAGGGTTCAAATATCACAATGCATTTCAAATCCTTTAATATCAGGGTCTCTTAAAAAGATACATCAGAACACCAAGTCCTTATGAAGAAAAACAAGTCTATAAACAAAATCTTAGATTAATTAGATAGTTAAAGGATACACGaagaatactaaaaataaaCCTTTTTATTCAATCAAACAGATAAACTCCCAGTAAAttctattatattatattatactaaCCAAAAATGcgaaatgataaaaaaaaaaaatcaatccaaAATTTTATTCAGCATGCTTAAAGAAATAAGTCGATTGTCAATCTTAACACCTAAtaaaataatcataataatcaaaACCAATAATTTCTTTATTAATTTATACACGAATCCTACCATTAAGAAGCTATCACCCCtaaaataaaatccaaactAAGCAAATGAGTTACAAAAGCCATCAAATTTCCAAAACGGTTACACCCCCATTAGCTTGTATAACAAATTTACTGCCGCATAAAAATTTAGTCTTTCATCAtagtaccaaaaaaaaaaatctttcagCTCATCAGACAAAAGGTCATAGTAGGATTCAATAAAACCCCAAAACAATCTTGTTTTGGAAAACAGACTCACCAACATTACCAGGCAGAGTTTCACATTTGGAAGCAGACTTCTTTTGCACATTGAACTCCGGTTCATGATGATCGGAGCGATCCTTGAACTCCTGAAAAGCAGCTTCGAGATCATCGTCAAAGTCAACGGCCGACCAAGATCTCACTGGCTTGGAGTGATGCTTGTTCTGATTAAGATCGGCGGCGCCTCTTCCCCACAACATCTCGGGGGTGACAGAGCGCCGGCGCGACGTCCGGCTCGGCCGCAAAATATCGGATATGATAGCTCCTCCGCACATTCCAGAATGCGATAAGTGTTATTTCTTGGCGAAAAAAATTGGTGCAAATTTGTAGGAAGATGAGAATTAGGTTGAAATGGAATTGTTGGTAGCGTCGAATCGATGTCTTGTTTGTTTATGCTGCCAAAGGTACAAGCATGTTTTATGCTCTGATTTTACGTTTTTGCCCCTGCTCAACATGGTCGGCCTAAAATAATACCCTCCccaaaggaaaaaggaaaacaTGGTCATTGTGtttgattttttcttttttctgtttatatttaaatttgttCAGATGGCATCATagtgtttgattttattttttgtatttaaatTTGTTACATTATTCTCTTGGAGagttaatttataaaatatgaTGCTACATATATAAGAAATATTAAATCACATATACAATGTTAATGATGTAATGCAATAGTTTCAAACCCTTAAAACATAATTTCCAGGTTATAACATTatgtaatttaatataataatctaCAATGTTTAGGGGGAAAAAAAAGAAGGATGCCATATTCGAGAAATGAAGATGTGGATTATATCTATCTAACTAGCCATGCAAAACAATCACAAGTTCAACAACTTGTAAATGAATCAACAAAACAACGATGTGATAttccaaaaaattcaaagtAATCTAAATCAATATtatgttttatttgaaattaagtCTGTATCCAACTAAAATCTTGCCCAAGCCAGCGAATTAGTCGACGGGTAGCTGAAAAGATAACCAAGAACACAACACATCATTTTCATCAACCCACTTCTCGAACCGGTCTTTCCTCTCTTTCGCAGCAAAGGAAATCTAACATAACCAATAAATCAAACTCGCGCAGACCGAACAGGTTATAGGAAACCGTGTGCCAACACTGATGGCATTCACAGATTTGCGGTAAAACAGTAGCATACTAAGTGGCAATGCTATTTAGATTGCATGCAAAGATGAGGAAAAAAAATGCTCTGACCTATCACTTGAATACAACAGCAAGTGCAACTCTAGCCACAATCTTATGTGGCTTCTTATCACAGGTAAAGCTGGATGAGTTCATCACTAACCACAGACGGGGTTAGAACACCTAAATCCGTAAAAAGTAGGGTAAGATACTGTGGTGGGGTATAATCTCTGGCCGATGTTTCGACCTCAACCTTTGATGGGATTGGTACCCCAAAATCAATGGGACGTAGAGCAGGCACCATGTCTTTTTGGTCTAGAGGATACATGCGAGCGAACTGCAAGTAACACGAAACCATTGAGCGTTTAAACAAAATGCTATCTGAAACATCCGTATGCAAAATAATGAACCAAATTCAACATGCAGAAGTGCCTGTTATTATATATGTGCAAACGAATTGATGCAGTATACCTTGTAACTTTCGGCGGCTACGTATACTGGTTTACTCATGCTCTTGGCAACCAATGCAATTTGGTAGGTACCCATCATATTTATTATACCTCCACTTTCAACTACTCCATCAGCACCAACAAACACCATGTCTACTTCATCCATGCTATATGCCACAGCAGAGTCGATTAGGAGCTTGACAGGCACATTAAGCTTGGTGAGCTCATTGGATAATCGTAATCCAGTTCGATCCGGCCTCCCTTCTGCATTTCATGGTTGACTTATACGCTTAGTCAAGCTGCCAGTTTGTTTAAGTTAAAACATTGAACTAATATGGCTTAATCTATTTCACATCCAGATACACATTTTAATTGCCACATGGCCCACATCATAAAGACTGTGCTCATCAAAATACCAGGATAGTACAAATCAGTGGTTACACATATGGCTTCCATACATCATTAAAAAACTATGCACGTACAACGGTACAAGTTCTCTCTTATTGTAATCTGAAAATAAAAAGGCATTAACCAATAGTCTTTTTTAGTTACTTTTTTTGGACGTTCATCAACTTCCCAACAAATATAAGCAGATACAAGTCCACCAAAGGACTGGAACACATAGATTTTGGCATAAAGAAAACTAGGAATAACAATCAAACTTCCAATGCATATTGCAAGGTCTTCAAATTCAAACTTATATAAAGCAAAAATATACAAGTAGCAAGAAGTCAACACACGAATAAACACCTGTGCAAAAAACTCGAAAGAGCTTCTTGTTCTGAGCAGCTGTTCTCAAAACTTCCAGCACGACTCGAGAGAAGCCATGCACCAGAATGGTACAGccatcaaaaataaaatcttgaCTAAGCATTGCAATGATCTTCCGTGCCTGAAATATTTCAACAGCTTTCCACATCAATACATATAGGCATTTGATGCAGTGACAGATGCAATTTGATATGTGAAGAATGATAATCATTAGAGAATTTAAATGATCTTGTCAACGGATACCTTGTACGATATCTCACCAAACTTCTCGGCGCGTTCAATCAGTCTAGACTTTGCTGAACCAAAGTCCTCGTATTCTAAGGCTGAAGTTCTTGTCACATATCTCATGAACAGATCACATCCAGCAGTTAAAGAGATGGAAGTTGTGTCCCATGACTGCAAAAAACGATGAGGAAGGTTATTTAATAgttaaaatttatttgtaaaatGGGTGCATGATCCAACAGCAAGACATTACTAAAACAACTCTTAGTAAGGGATAATCCAAACATCAGGAACATCAGCTGTAAAAAAGCATTTCGAGCATTCTTCTAAGTAGTTCCAACAACAATAAGTATCATTCAACTTTAATTGTGAGACTCGAAGGAGCGAGAATCAATAAAATGATAACAAAAGTTTGtccaagattttttttttttaaaaaaaaggataCATTTTTTGAGAAAATGTGTGGAAAACAGTAAAGATCGAGTGGTCGCATACGTACTTTGTTTAGTTTCTACTTAAATTTTATGCAATCTCACAATGAGATACTGCCTATGAAATGATGAATCATGCGGGTGACAATTGCTTTTACATCAAACAAGTAAAAACCGTAAATGAGCTTTGAACTTCAAGAGATAAaccataaataataaataaagataaaaacaAGTACTTTAAGCGAATCAGACGCTCTTTTGAGTTCAATCTCCAGTTCCATCATAGTGGTAGCTTGACTGGATCGAATAACCGAGGACAAAGCCCTAATCGCCGCCACGGCCTCAGCCAAATCCGGCTGTTTCCGCCAGTTATTGAACTCATCGACCACGCTGAGCTTCTTATCTTCCTCCCCGCCGGACGTATAATGATCGGAAAAGGCATCGTCGGGGTAGTGGCCAACGGCGGATTGCGCCTGAGCCAGCCAATCACTCGTGACAACCCCATGGTGCGCGGCGCGTGTCTGGTAGTAAAGGGAGACTTGAGGGTTAGGGTTGTCGGCGGCCATGGCGGTGGAAGCGGAGGAAAGGGGCCCGCCGTCAGGGTTGGTGACGGTGTCGTTTTGGTGCAGCTTGTCGAGAATGAAGGAAGCTGATCTGTGCCACATCTGCTTATGTCTTGAATTTGTCCTGTTTCGAGGCAATCGAATATGAATCAGAATTTATGCGAAATCGCCGGTGGAATTCGGGTGATTTTTTAGACCAactgatgatgaagtttatggcTTTTTTCTTGGGTTTaatgttaatta comes from the Henckelia pumila isolate YLH828 chromosome 1, ASM3356847v2, whole genome shotgun sequence genome and includes:
- the LOC140872881 gene encoding uncharacterized protein gives rise to the protein MAKVYPQTLSSSTPLCSKQKIFTLLMKSLIPGSNGCTVFDSDGRIVYRVDNYHVKCSKLVDIMDAKGRVLFTVIAKKLSVLGLWEGYRSAKNKKKPEFRVTKVLNIRKVLGFLGGVSSYKVVVGLDKNLARECVMESQICKSSCRIVDKFGKLVAEVKRKTTNSGVVLGEDVLTMVVEPYEDHCLVMGLVQMWHRSASFILDKLHQNDTVTNPDGGPLSSASTAMAADNPNPQVSLYYQTRAAHHGVVTSDWLAQAQSAVGHYPDDAFSDHYTSGGEEDKKLSVVDEFNNWRKQPDLAEAVAAIRALSSVIRSSQATTMMELEIELKRASDSLKSWDTTSISLTAGCDLFMRYVTRTSALEYEDFGSAKSRLIERAEKFGEISYKARKIIAMLSQDFIFDGCTILVHGFSRVVLEVLRTAAQNKKLFRVFCTEGRPDRTGLRLSNELTKLNVPVKLLIDSAVAYSMDEVDMVFVGADGVVESGGIINMMGTYQIALVAKSMSKPVYVAAESYKFARMYPLDQKDMVPALRPIDFGVPIPSKVEVETSARDYTPPQYLTLLFTDLGVLTPSVVSDELIQLYL